ATGCGCTGGCGGACGAGCTTCTTGGTCAGCGAGCGGAACGCGGCGCCGACCTCCTTCTCGCGGCCCTCGAACTGCTCGGCCAGCTTCTCCAGCACCGACGCCTTGATCTCGTCGATGCGGGACTCGCGCTCCTGCTTGCCGCCGATGCTCATCGCCTGGGCCAGCTCGCCGGACGCGGCCTGCTCGACGGCCTCGAAGGCGTCGGGCTGGTAGGCCGGGTACGTCGGGAAGTCGCCGGTGGCCTTCGCGGCGACCTGCGCCAGCTGCGCCTGCGCGTCGCACAGGGCCTTGATGAACGGCTTGGACGCCTCCAGGCCCGCCGCCACGACCTCTTCGGTGGGCGCCGGGGCGCCCTCGCCGATCAGGTCGATGACGTTCTCGGTGGCCTCGGCCTCGACCATCATGATCGCGACGTCGTCACCGACGACACGGCCGGCGACGACCATGTCGAACACGGCCTTCTCCAGCTGCTCGTGGGTCGGGAACGCCACCCACTGGCCCTCGATGAGCGCCACCCGGACGCCGCCGATGGGGCCGGAGAACGGCAGGCCCGCGAGCTGCGTGGACGCGGACGCGGCGTTGATCGCCACCACGTCGTACAGGTCCTGCGGGTTCAGGCTCATCACCGTGATGACGACCTGGATCTCGTTGCGCAGACCGTCCACGAAGGACGGGCGCAGCGGCCGGTCGATGAGGCGACAGGTCAGGATCGCGTCGGTCGACGGGCGGCCCTCGCGGCGGAAGAACGAGCCGGGGATGCGGCCCGCCGCGTACATGCGCTCCTCGACGTCCACCGTGAGGGGGAAGAAGTCGAAGTGCTCCTTGGGGTGCTTCGACGCCGTCGTCGCCGACAGCAGCATCGTCTCGTCGTCCAGGTAGGCGACGACCGAGCCCGCCGCCTGGCGGGCCAGGCGACCGGTCTCGAAGCGGATGGTGCGGGTGCCGAACCGACCGTTGTCGATCACGGCTGAAGTCTCGTGGACCTCGATGTCCGTCGTCATATAGGTACTCCTCGTCATGCGGGTCACATCGCGCTCAGGGCGCGGGATCGCGGTTCGGACGAGGCCGGTCTTCGATCGAAGTCCCCTGGGTTTCGTACCAGGGGGCCACTACCGAGGACCGGCGAACTGTCGTCCCGTGCGCCGCGCGTGCTTCCCTCGTCTTTGTTGTCGATTACACCGAGGGGGAGTGACCTGGTGGTCACTCCCCCTCGGCTCGTATCACCTGCGCAGGCCGAGCCGTCCGATGAGGGCGCGGTAGCGCTGGATGTCCACCTTGGCCAGGTAGTTCAGCAGCCGGCGACGCCGGCCGACCAGCAGGAGCAGCCCACGACGCGAGTGGTGGTCGTGCTTGTGCATCTTGAGGTGCTCGGTCAGGTCGGCGATGCGCTTGCTCAGCAGCGCGACCTGGGCCTCGGCCGAACCGGTGTCCGTGTCGTGGACGCCGTACTCGGTGAGGATGGTCTTCTTCTGCTCGGTGGTCAGTGCCACGTGCTTGTTACTCCTTGTACTGGTGAGTGCCGTGCGGCCCCGCGAGAGCGGGGTAGTCGGTACAGGCCGCCACGGACCGCAGCCAGACCCAACTGTCGAGGTTACCAGCAGTGGTCGTGCCCTACGCGTTTGACGTGCTCAAGGGCACCTCAGGGGCACTCTGTCGAGCACCGTGTAGCCCTCCGCCGGACGGCTGCGGACCAGCGCGACCTCCGTGGCCGTCCACTCACGACCGGTGAACTCCACGTGCGGCAGCACACCGCCGCGGGCGACCGTCAGGTGCGGGTGCCAGTCCGGCGGCACGTGGGCCGCCTCGCCGAGTTCGGCCAGCGCACCGTCCACTCCGATCCAGAGCACCTGCCGGAACGTGCCGCTGCCGTGCAGCCGCAGCACCGGCGCGGCCACCCGGTCCAGGCCGGCGAGCGGGTCGACGGGCTCGACCTGGCCGAAGAACCGGACGGTGAGGTGCCAGCGGGCCGGGTGCAGCCAGCGCAGCCGCGGGTACGCCGCGCGGAACGGGCGGAGCGCGTCGTGCAGCTCCTCGACGACGTCGTCGGGCGGGAAGATCGCGGAGAACAGGCTCACGTGCCGGCGCTGTCCGTGAGGCGGGCGCTCAGGCCTCGCGGCCCTTGCCCGCGCGGCGCAGCAGCTCCGCCAGCGCCGGGAAGTCCTCGCCCAGCACGTCGGCGGCCTGCGACAGCTCGCGGCGGTCGGCCAGGCGGCGCAGGAACGGGAACACGGCCTCCTCGTCCACACCGTTGACGGGCAGTGACTCGCGGCTCACGGTCGGTTTCGACTGCCGCACGTCGTCCAGCGCGCGTTGCAACGCCTCGGGGCTGCCACCGGCCACGTCCGGGGTGAGGACCTTGCGCTCCAGCATGATCATCCGGGCCAGCACGGAGGGGTTGCCGATCTTGGCCCGGCGACCGCTCATCACCTGGCTCAGCATGGGGGCGCTGATCCCGAGCACATCCGCCAGCTGCGCCTGGGAAACGCCGAACGCGACCACCAGCCGGCGCACCCGGTCGCCCAGGGGCTCGCCGTACCACTCCCGCTGCAACGCGAGATTGCGCTGGACGATGTTGTGGTCCTCCACCTTCGCCTCTCCCCTGACCCGACGACGTGAAAGGCATCCTGCCAGGTCGCCGGGTGTCGCACGGGCGGTTCCACCCACCTGGTCCACTCGTCAGGCTTCGTCCGGGTCCGCCAGGAGTTCGCGGGCCACGGCCACGTCGCGGTGCATCTGCTCCAGCAGCGGCTCGACGCCGTCGAACTTCTCCATGTCGCGCAGCCGGTCCACGAAGTCCAGCGCCACGCGCTGGCCGTAGAAGTCCTCGTCCACGTCCAGCACGAACGCCTCGACCCGCCGTTCCCGGCCGGAGAACGTCGGGTTGGTGCCCACGCTCACCGCGGCCTTGAGGCGGCGGCCGGAGCCGTGCACGAACCAGCACGCGTACACACCGTCCGCGGGCACGGCGGCGAACCGCGGGGTGGACAGGTTGGCCGTGGGGAAGCCCAGTTCCTTGCCGCGCCCGTCGCCCCGCACCACGATGCCCTCCAGCCGGTGCGGCCGGCCGAGCGCGTGCGCGGCGGCCGACACGTCGCCCGCGTCGATGCACGCCCGGATGTAGGTGGACGAGTACGTCACCCCGTCGTCGGTCACGAGATCCGCCCCTTCGGTCACGAAGCCGAACCGCTTGCCCAGCGCGCGCAGCAGCTCCACGTTCCCCGCGGCCTTGTGGCCGAACGTGAAGTTCTCCCCCACCACCACGGCCGCCACGTGCAGCCGGTCGACCAGCACCTCGTGCGCGAACTCGTCGGCCGGCGTGCGCGCCACCTCGGCCGTGAACGGGATCACGCAGAAGACGTCCACGCCCAGGCCCTCGACCAGCTCGGCCCGCCGGTGCAGGCTGGTCAGCTGCGCCGGGTGGCTGCCCGGACGGACCACTTCGGACGGGTGCGGGTCGAAGGTGATCAGGACGCACGGCACGCCCCGCTCCTCGGCCAGCCGCACCGCCCGGTCGATCAACGCCTGGTGCCCGCGGTGCACACCGTCGAACACACCGATGGTCACGACGCAGCGGCCCCAGCCGCCCGGTAGGTGTTCCAGCCCTCGCCAGCGTTGCACGCGGGCAAGCCTACGGGTTGCGCCGGACGTCCCGGCCGGCCTGGGAGTCGAGGCTGATCGGACCGGCCGGGCCGGACTGCACGGTCTGCACCACGTCGCCGCTCAGGGCGCCGGTGATGCTGTTGTTCACGGTGGTGTTGTTCGTGGTGTTGTTGGTGGTGTTGTTCACAGCGAGGGTGGGCGCCTGCGGTGTGGCCGGTTGCAGGCGCACGGCGACGACCACGCCCACGGCGGTGAGGAGCACGACCGCCACCCAGGCCCACGGACTCGCGCCGACGTCCGTGGCCAGGTTGATCGCCACGCCTGTCGCCGAGGTCACCACGCCGGCAGCGGCCGGCCACACCCATCCCGCCATGGCTTCCACCGTAGGGCTCAGCCGGCGGAGTTGAGTACCACCAACGGCTTGGCGATCGGCCCCTCGTCCTTGGCCAACGCCACCACGTGGCCGTCCGGGCCG
This is a stretch of genomic DNA from Saccharothrix ecbatanensis. It encodes these proteins:
- a CDS encoding bifunctional riboflavin kinase/FAD synthetase, producing MQRWRGLEHLPGGWGRCVVTIGVFDGVHRGHQALIDRAVRLAEERGVPCVLITFDPHPSEVVRPGSHPAQLTSLHRRAELVEGLGVDVFCVIPFTAEVARTPADEFAHEVLVDRLHVAAVVVGENFTFGHKAAGNVELLRALGKRFGFVTEGADLVTDDGVTYSSTYIRACIDAGDVSAAAHALGRPHRLEGIVVRGDGRGKELGFPTANLSTPRFAAVPADGVYACWFVHGSGRRLKAAVSVGTNPTFSGRERRVEAFVLDVDEDFYGQRVALDFVDRLRDMEKFDGVEPLLEQMHRDVAVARELLADPDEA
- a CDS encoding helix-turn-helix domain-containing protein, with protein sequence MEDHNIVQRNLALQREWYGEPLGDRVRRLVVAFGVSQAQLADVLGISAPMLSQVMSGRRAKIGNPSVLARMIMLERKVLTPDVAGGSPEALQRALDDVRQSKPTVSRESLPVNGVDEEAVFPFLRRLADRRELSQAADVLGEDFPALAELLRRAGKGREA
- the rpsO gene encoding 30S ribosomal protein S15 produces the protein MALTTEQKKTILTEYGVHDTDTGSAEAQVALLSKRIADLTEHLKMHKHDHHSRRGLLLLVGRRRRLLNYLAKVDIQRYRALIGRLGLRR
- a CDS encoding 2'-5' RNA ligase family protein — translated: MSLFSAIFPPDDVVEELHDALRPFRAAYPRLRWLHPARWHLTVRFFGQVEPVDPLAGLDRVAAPVLRLHGSGTFRQVLWIGVDGALAELGEAAHVPPDWHPHLTVARGGVLPHVEFTGREWTATEVALVRSRPAEGYTVLDRVPLRCP